The stretch of DNA CCGCGGAGATCCGCGGTCGAATCTCCGGCGACGGGGCTCGCTAGAGATTCGAAGCATTCGGTCGACACCCAGGTCCACCACTACAGCGGCGCATACAGGCTATACTTCTTTGATGGCCGCGATCGAGCGACTCCGCTTCCTGCTGCTTCAGATTCGCGAGCTCGGCGATCCGGTGATCGAGGAGGAGCGCGACTCCTTCGCCGAGAAGGCCGGTCTCGCCGTCGAGCAGATCCTGTTGCACAACCTCCTCGACGGTCCGCCCACTCACGCGGAGGTTCGGGCGTGTGACGGCCTGCTCGTGGGCGGCAGCGGCGATTACTACGTTTCCAAGGGTCATATGCCCGGCTTCGACGAGCTCATGCGGTTTTTCGTTCAAGTAGCCGATCGCGGCTACCCCACCTTCGCATCCTGCTTCGGCTTCCAGCTCCTGGTTCAGGCCCTCGGTGGGCAGATCGTGCATGACCCCGCCAACACCGAGCTCGGTACGCTGGAGCTTTCGCTGACCGAGGCCGGCCGCGACGATCCGCTCATGGAGACGCTTCCACCCACCTTCAACGCGCAGCTCGGGCACAAGGATCGCGCCGAGCGCCTGCCACCGGGATTCGAGAACCTCGCCAGCGGCCCGCGCTGCGAGTTCCAGGCCTTTCGGGTACCGAACAAGCCGATCTGGGCCACCCAGTTTCATCCCGAGCTGGACGGACATACCAACCGGGGCCGTTATCTGCGCTACCTCGAGGGCTACGCCGAGCACCTGAGCCCGGAGGAACGCGAGCTGGCGCTCGAGAACTACCGCGACAGCTACGAAACCGAGCAGTTGTTGAAGAGATTCATCGAGCTGGTCTTCAACTAGTCGATCGAGTTAACAAGGAGACCGCCATGGCCCATCTGGAACCTCTGCCCGCAGACACTCATGGACACCTGGCCGCTAGTTTCGCGACTTTCGAGCGAATCCTCGGCTTCGTGCCCAACAGCCTGCTCACCATGCAGCGCTGTCCCGAGATTGTCGAGGGCTTCGGCGCTCTGACCCGGTCGATCATGCACGACGACGCCGGCGTGGATCTCGGCTTTCTGCGCCTGGCGGCGCATCTCTCGAGCCGCGCCGCGGGCTGCCGCTACTGCGAGGCGCACTCACTTGTAGCCGCTCAGATTCACGGTGTCAGCAAGGAAAAAGTGGATGCCATCTGGGACTACAAGACTTCGCCGCTCTACTCCGAGGCCGAGCGCGCGGCGCTGGATTTCGCCGCCGCTTCCGGCGCCGTGCCCAACGCCGTCGATAACGAGATCATGGCGAACCTGAAAGCTCACTGGAGCGAGAACCAGATCGTGCGGATTCTCGCCGCGGTGAGCCTCTACGGGTTTCTCAACCGCTGGAACGACTCCATGGCGACCACGCTCGAGACGGCGCCGAAAGAGCTCGCCGACCGGGCGCTGACACCGCGCGGCTGGGACGAAGGCAAGCACGGGTAGGAGAGGCGCCTTGCAGCCGATCGGCGCCGAAGCGCAGACCGTTGCCCCGAGCCCCGGAAACCACTGCCAGCAAAGGCTTAGCCAAGCAATCCTCTGCTATCATGGCGCGTTCTCGCGCTGCAACTCCTTCCTCCCGCGACGAGCCATGCTCCGAGTCATTCAGCAGAACACACACACCAGGGAACTCCCCTATTTCATCC from bacterium encodes:
- a CDS encoding type 1 glutamine amidotransferase, with translation MAAIERLRFLLLQIRELGDPVIEEERDSFAEKAGLAVEQILLHNLLDGPPTHAEVRACDGLLVGGSGDYYVSKGHMPGFDELMRFFVQVADRGYPTFASCFGFQLLVQALGGQIVHDPANTELGTLELSLTEAGRDDPLMETLPPTFNAQLGHKDRAERLPPGFENLASGPRCEFQAFRVPNKPIWATQFHPELDGHTNRGRYLRYLEGYAEHLSPEERELALENYRDSYETEQLLKRFIELVFN
- a CDS encoding carboxymuconolactone decarboxylase family protein; the protein is MAHLEPLPADTHGHLAASFATFERILGFVPNSLLTMQRCPEIVEGFGALTRSIMHDDAGVDLGFLRLAAHLSSRAAGCRYCEAHSLVAAQIHGVSKEKVDAIWDYKTSPLYSEAERAALDFAAASGAVPNAVDNEIMANLKAHWSENQIVRILAAVSLYGFLNRWNDSMATTLETAPKELADRALTPRGWDEGKHG